One Stratiformator vulcanicus genomic window, TCGCCGGTCTCACACATCTTCTCGGCCAGCGACATCACGCGTCGCCAACGCCGAGGGTCGAGTCCGGCTTCAGCAGGATCATCGGTCAACATTGCGTCGAGCGCCGCCGCCGGTGTCATGTCGCGGCTCAAACTTCGACCGTGTGCGTCGAGATCAACTGGTTCAGATTGGTGATGTCGAGGACTTCCAGAATGTCCTCGGAGGGATTAAAGAGCATCACCCGGACGCCATCGCGATTGAGCGAAGCGAGCAGCCCCAACATGCCCGACGCGATCAGTTTTAAGCCGGTCATATCGACGGCGAGTGCCTTGCCACCGGTTTTCTCGATCAGACGATTAAGCTCGTCCTGACAATCGGGGACGGAGATGTCGAGCGGATCGCGGTCGCCGAACCCGATCACGCACAACTCACCCGATTGATAAACGTCGAACGTTTCCTGAGCAGTCTTCATGGTGGCCCGTCTGAAGGAGTCAACGATCATCCGACAGAATAGCAGTTGAACGCCTCCGGCGACACGAAATGAATCGTTCGATCACAATTCCGAGAAAGATCGAAAGTGTCT contains:
- a CDS encoding STAS domain-containing protein, with translation MKTAQETFDVYQSGELCVIGFGDRDPLDISVPDCQDELNRLIEKTGGKALAVDMTGLKLIASGMLGLLASLNRDGVRVMLFNPSEDILEVLDITNLNQLISTHTVEV